The Anolis carolinensis isolate JA03-04 chromosome 2, rAnoCar3.1.pri, whole genome shotgun sequence genome has a window encoding:
- the card19 gene encoding caspase recruitment domain-containing protein 19 isoform X2 — translation MTPDQTYCDRLQQDTFFLTSNNRLSEQLVDKIILQLNRVYPQILTNKEAEKFRSPKASLHSRLSNLIAHLQKKGDKPCQEFYRALQINAEQLYNNLPSRKILKTSDSTGINSEKEQYVLNDRGPTFFLACFSVAAGLAFFMYCCNPDSNILKGAKKVLGFSPIIIGRHVRNICMLYMEDSSRKQ, via the exons ATCAGACGTACTGTGATCGTTTACAGCAGGACACATTTTTCCTAACAAGCAACAACAGACTGAGTGAACAGCTAGTTGACAAAATCATCCTTCAGCTAAACAGAGTTTACCCTCAAATTCTCACCAATAAAGAAGCTGAAAAG TTCCGAAGTCCCAAAGCTTCCCTTCACAGCCGGTTGTCAAACCTTATAGCCCACTTGCAGAAGAAAGGTGACAAACCATGTCAAGAATTCTACCGTGCTTTGCAGATCAATGCTGAACAACTGTATAATAACTTGCCAAGCAGGAAAATTCTAA AAACCTCAGATTCCACAGGGATAAACTCTGAGAAGGAGCAATATGTTCTAAATGACAGGG GCCCTACATTTTTTCTTGCTTGCTTCAGCGTTGCTGCAGGGTTGGCGTTCTTCATGTATTGCTGTAACCCAG ATTCAAATATCTTGAAAGGAGCCAAAAAGGTATTGGGGTTTTCCCCAATCATTATAGGAAGACATGTTAGAAACATTTGCATGTTGTACATGGAAGACTCATCAAGGAAACAATAA
- the card19 gene encoding caspase recruitment domain-containing protein 19 isoform X4, whose translation MTPDQTYCDRLQQDTFFLTSNNRLSEQLVDKIILQLNRVYPQILTNKEAEKFRSPKASLHSRLSNLIAHLQKKGDKPCQEFYRALQINAEQLYNNLPSRKILSPTFFLACFSVAAGLAFFMYCCNPDSNILKGAKKVLGFSPIIIGRHVRNICMLYMEDSSRKQ comes from the exons ATCAGACGTACTGTGATCGTTTACAGCAGGACACATTTTTCCTAACAAGCAACAACAGACTGAGTGAACAGCTAGTTGACAAAATCATCCTTCAGCTAAACAGAGTTTACCCTCAAATTCTCACCAATAAAGAAGCTGAAAAG TTCCGAAGTCCCAAAGCTTCCCTTCACAGCCGGTTGTCAAACCTTATAGCCCACTTGCAGAAGAAAGGTGACAAACCATGTCAAGAATTCTACCGTGCTTTGCAGATCAATGCTGAACAACTGTATAATAACTTGCCAAGCAGGAAAATTCTAA GCCCTACATTTTTTCTTGCTTGCTTCAGCGTTGCTGCAGGGTTGGCGTTCTTCATGTATTGCTGTAACCCAG ATTCAAATATCTTGAAAGGAGCCAAAAAGGTATTGGGGTTTTCCCCAATCATTATAGGAAGACATGTTAGAAACATTTGCATGTTGTACATGGAAGACTCATCAAGGAAACAATAA
- the card19 gene encoding caspase recruitment domain-containing protein 19 isoform X3 yields the protein MIFRKYQTYCDRLQQDTFFLTSNNRLSEQLVDKIILQLNRVYPQILTNKEAEKFRSPKASLHSRLSNLIAHLQKKGDKPCQEFYRALQINAEQLYNNLPSRKILSPTFFLACFSVAAGLAFFMYCCNPDSNILKGAKKVLGFSPIIIGRHVRNICMLYMEDSSRKQ from the exons ATCAGACGTACTGTGATCGTTTACAGCAGGACACATTTTTCCTAACAAGCAACAACAGACTGAGTGAACAGCTAGTTGACAAAATCATCCTTCAGCTAAACAGAGTTTACCCTCAAATTCTCACCAATAAAGAAGCTGAAAAG TTCCGAAGTCCCAAAGCTTCCCTTCACAGCCGGTTGTCAAACCTTATAGCCCACTTGCAGAAGAAAGGTGACAAACCATGTCAAGAATTCTACCGTGCTTTGCAGATCAATGCTGAACAACTGTATAATAACTTGCCAAGCAGGAAAATTCTAA GCCCTACATTTTTTCTTGCTTGCTTCAGCGTTGCTGCAGGGTTGGCGTTCTTCATGTATTGCTGTAACCCAG ATTCAAATATCTTGAAAGGAGCCAAAAAGGTATTGGGGTTTTCCCCAATCATTATAGGAAGACATGTTAGAAACATTTGCATGTTGTACATGGAAGACTCATCAAGGAAACAATAA
- the card19 gene encoding caspase recruitment domain-containing protein 19 isoform X1, producing the protein MIFRKYQTYCDRLQQDTFFLTSNNRLSEQLVDKIILQLNRVYPQILTNKEAEKFRSPKASLHSRLSNLIAHLQKKGDKPCQEFYRALQINAEQLYNNLPSRKILKTSDSTGINSEKEQYVLNDRGPTFFLACFSVAAGLAFFMYCCNPDSNILKGAKKVLGFSPIIIGRHVRNICMLYMEDSSRKQ; encoded by the exons ATCAGACGTACTGTGATCGTTTACAGCAGGACACATTTTTCCTAACAAGCAACAACAGACTGAGTGAACAGCTAGTTGACAAAATCATCCTTCAGCTAAACAGAGTTTACCCTCAAATTCTCACCAATAAAGAAGCTGAAAAG TTCCGAAGTCCCAAAGCTTCCCTTCACAGCCGGTTGTCAAACCTTATAGCCCACTTGCAGAAGAAAGGTGACAAACCATGTCAAGAATTCTACCGTGCTTTGCAGATCAATGCTGAACAACTGTATAATAACTTGCCAAGCAGGAAAATTCTAA AAACCTCAGATTCCACAGGGATAAACTCTGAGAAGGAGCAATATGTTCTAAATGACAGGG GCCCTACATTTTTTCTTGCTTGCTTCAGCGTTGCTGCAGGGTTGGCGTTCTTCATGTATTGCTGTAACCCAG ATTCAAATATCTTGAAAGGAGCCAAAAAGGTATTGGGGTTTTCCCCAATCATTATAGGAAGACATGTTAGAAACATTTGCATGTTGTACATGGAAGACTCATCAAGGAAACAATAA